One window from the genome of [Clostridium] celerecrescens 18A encodes:
- a CDS encoding RrF2 family transcriptional regulator: MKISTRGRYSLRMMIDLAEHYNEEFIALKDISERQNISKKYLEQIVPFLNRSNLLTTYRGHMGGYKLARHPSQITIGDILLSSEGSLNPVSCMDNDPNICSRQADCLTLPIWQGLSEVIANYLNGITLQDILDRYQESPEYYI; the protein is encoded by the coding sequence ATGAAAATATCAACTCGCGGCCGCTATTCCCTTCGCATGATGATTGATTTAGCGGAGCATTATAATGAGGAATTCATTGCCTTAAAGGACATCTCCGAAAGGCAGAACATTTCTAAAAAATATCTTGAACAGATTGTACCTTTTTTAAACCGCAGCAATCTGCTCACAACCTACCGTGGTCACATGGGCGGTTATAAGCTGGCAAGACATCCCTCCCAGATAACCATCGGAGATATTCTGCTCAGCTCAGAAGGAAGCTTAAATCCTGTCAGCTGTATGGACAACGATCCAAACATATGCTCCAGGCAGGCAGACTGTCTGACTCTTCCCATCTGGCAGGGGCTTTCAGAAGTTATTGCAAATTATTTAAACGGAATTACCCTGCAGGACATTCTTGACAGGTATCAGGAGTCTCCTGAATATTATATTTAG
- a CDS encoding trans-sulfuration enzyme family protein has product MEYGISTKCLYGNGEGVATDKSGAISFPIYQTATFAHRGIGESTGYDYSRLQNPTREQLEKVVASLEHGVDALAFSSGMAAITALMELFQPGDHIITDCDLYGGSIRLFDNISKKNGILISSVDCSRGDIVEFENLIGENTKAIYIETPTNPMMNVIDIGKLAEIAKKNHLLLIVDNTFLSPYFQNPLKLGADIVVHSGTKYLGGHNDTIAGFLITSSAEISERLRFIIKTVGSGLAPFDSWLILRGIKTLGIRMERGEENARKLVEWLCREKKVIKVYYPGIKSHPGHEVCKKQTRGFGSMVTFEVESTELAHQILKEVKLIRFAESLGGVETLITYPITQTHADVPKEILAANGVTDRILRLSVGIEDSEDLIRELERIFYE; this is encoded by the coding sequence ATGGAATACGGGATTTCTACAAAATGTTTATACGGCAATGGGGAAGGGGTTGCAACAGACAAGTCTGGAGCCATCAGCTTTCCTATTTACCAGACAGCGACCTTTGCTCATAGGGGAATCGGGGAAAGCACCGGTTATGATTACAGCCGCCTGCAAAATCCAACCAGAGAGCAGTTGGAAAAGGTGGTGGCTTCCCTTGAGCATGGAGTGGATGCTCTGGCATTTTCAAGTGGTATGGCAGCAATCACGGCTTTAATGGAACTGTTTCAGCCGGGAGACCATATAATAACCGATTGTGATTTATATGGCGGGAGCATCCGTTTGTTTGATAATATCAGCAAGAAGAACGGAATTTTGATTAGTTCCGTAGACTGTTCCCGCGGGGACATTGTAGAATTTGAAAACCTGATCGGTGAGAACACAAAAGCAATATACATAGAAACTCCGACAAACCCCATGATGAATGTCATAGACATTGGTAAGCTGGCAGAGATTGCAAAGAAGAACCATTTGCTTTTAATCGTGGACAATACGTTTTTGTCCCCCTACTTTCAAAATCCATTGAAGCTGGGGGCCGATATTGTTGTCCACAGCGGAACCAAATACCTTGGCGGCCATAATGATACCATCGCAGGCTTTCTAATCACCTCCTCGGCAGAGATTTCCGAAAGACTCAGATTTATTATAAAGACGGTAGGTTCCGGTCTGGCACCCTTTGACAGCTGGCTCATATTAAGAGGGATTAAAACCCTTGGAATCCGGATGGAGCGGGGGGAGGAGAACGCCAGAAAACTTGTGGAATGGCTGTGCCGGGAAAAGAAGGTCATTAAAGTGTATTATCCCGGAATCAAGTCTCACCCCGGTCACGAGGTCTGTAAAAAGCAGACAAGGGGATTTGGCTCCATGGTTACTTTTGAGGTGGAATCAACGGAGCTGGCTCATCAGATTTTAAAAGAGGTGAAACTGATCCGTTTTGCAGAAAGCTTAGGTGGCGTGGAAACGCTGATCACTTACCCGATTACCCAGACTCATGCCGATGTGCCTAAAGAGATTCTGGCCGCCAATGGCGTCACCGACAGGATCTTAAGATTATCAGTAGGGATCGAAGATTCAGAAGATTTGATAAGGGAATTGGAGAGAATATTTTATGAGTAA
- a CDS encoding MalY/PatB family protein has protein sequence MSKETIDFDEVINRKNTNSLKYDFAVRRGKPENLLPLWVADMDFKVSWKILEALHERVDHGIFGYSEVQDEYFEAIRGWLKKKHHWNVESRWLIKTPGVVFALAMAVQAFTDPGDGVIIQQPVYYPFSEVIEDNDRVVVDNSLYLGEDGKYHMDLKDFERKAEDFHVKLFLLCSPHNPVGRVWSREELEKLSEICIRRDILVVSDEIHQDFVFEGEHLVFANLSEELKNRTITCTSPSKTFNLAGLQISNIFIANQNLRRRFRRQVAAAGYSQLNTLGLTACEAAYRNGEEWHDQLMEYLKANVSYVRDFLKEKIPKIKLIEPEGTYLVWLDFRELDLTEGEREDLIIKKAGLWLDSGAMFGPVGEGFERINIACPRSVLEQALGNLEQAIKTL, from the coding sequence ATGAGTAAGGAAACGATTGATTTTGATGAAGTCATAAACCGAAAAAATACGAACAGCCTTAAGTACGATTTTGCAGTAAGAAGGGGAAAACCGGAAAATCTTTTACCCCTGTGGGTAGCGGATATGGATTTTAAAGTATCCTGGAAGATTTTGGAGGCCCTTCATGAGCGGGTCGACCATGGGATTTTCGGGTACAGCGAGGTCCAGGATGAATATTTTGAAGCCATCCGGGGCTGGTTGAAAAAAAAGCATCACTGGAATGTGGAAAGCAGATGGCTGATCAAAACACCTGGTGTTGTATTTGCCTTAGCCATGGCTGTCCAGGCTTTTACAGATCCGGGGGATGGGGTTATAATCCAGCAGCCGGTATATTATCCCTTCAGCGAAGTCATTGAAGATAATGACAGGGTGGTCGTGGATAATTCCCTGTATCTTGGAGAAGATGGCAAGTACCACATGGATTTAAAAGATTTTGAAAGAAAAGCAGAAGATTTCCATGTGAAATTATTCTTATTATGCAGTCCTCATAACCCGGTGGGAAGAGTTTGGAGCCGGGAGGAATTGGAAAAATTAAGTGAAATCTGTATTCGCAGGGATATCCTTGTAGTCAGCGATGAGATTCATCAGGATTTTGTATTTGAGGGAGAACACCTGGTATTTGCTAATCTTAGTGAAGAACTGAAAAACAGGACCATTACCTGTACCTCCCCAAGTAAGACATTTAATCTGGCAGGCTTACAGATTTCCAATATATTTATTGCAAATCAGAATCTGAGGCGGAGATTCCGCAGACAGGTGGCGGCAGCCGGGTACAGCCAGCTGAATACCCTGGGCTTAACTGCATGTGAAGCGGCATACCGCAATGGTGAAGAGTGGCATGATCAGCTCATGGAATATTTAAAGGCAAACGTTTCCTATGTACGTGATTTCTTAAAAGAAAAAATACCCAAGATCAAGCTTATAGAACCGGAAGGAACCTATCTTGTATGGCTGGATTTCCGGGAACTGGACCTTACAGAAGGTGAGAGAGAAGACCTCATCATAAAAAAGGCTGGACTCTGGCTGGACAGCGGAGCCATGTTCGGGCCGGTGGGAGAGGGATTTGAAAGAATTAATATCGCATGCCCCCGGTCTGTTCTGGAGCAGGCCTTGGGGAACTTAGAGCAGGCTATAAAAACGTTATAA
- the rbr gene encoding rubrerythrin, which yields MVALKDSVTKENLLKAFAGECQAWRRYEFAASQSKNQNLAVLYWLFHYTGNQEKEHAEVFYNHLKEFHGQEISISANYPIDNSNNILELLQLSAQHEAAEHDTIYKSFGDKAKEEGFSSIANSFYMIAEVEKVHSQRFAQYAQLVQDNKLFENDTTTEYICLNCGHIHKGTKAPQVCPVCSHNQGYFVRREDSPFGK from the coding sequence ATGGTCGCACTGAAAGACAGCGTTACAAAAGAGAACCTATTAAAAGCTTTTGCAGGAGAATGTCAGGCTTGGCGTCGTTATGAATTTGCCGCGTCCCAGTCTAAAAATCAAAACCTTGCCGTTTTATACTGGCTTTTCCATTATACCGGAAATCAGGAGAAGGAACACGCTGAAGTATTCTATAATCACTTAAAGGAGTTCCATGGGCAGGAAATCTCCATAAGCGCCAACTATCCAATTGACAACTCCAATAACATCCTAGAGCTTTTGCAGCTCTCCGCCCAGCATGAAGCTGCCGAGCACGATACTATTTATAAATCCTTCGGCGACAAGGCTAAGGAAGAGGGATTTTCCAGTATCGCAAATTCCTTTTATATGATCGCTGAGGTTGAAAAAGTACACAGCCAGCGTTTTGCCCAGTATGCGCAGCTGGTGCAGGACAATAAACTCTTTGAAAACGATACGACCACGGAATATATCTGCTTAAACTGCGGTCATATTCATAAAGGTACCAAAGCGCCGCAGGTCTGTCCGGTTTGCAGCCATAACCAGGGGTATTTTGTACGCAGGGAAGACTCTCCATTCGGAAAATAA
- the cysK gene encoding cysteine synthase A, translated as MGTIKESAVELIGGTPILKLNRYSAKEGIEGVTLLAKLEYLNPAGSVKDRIALAMIEDAEEKGILKPGATIIEPTSGNTGIGLAAVAAAKGYRTILTLPDTMSVERRNLLKAYGAELELTEGAKGMRGAIEKAEELKDSIPGSIILGQFVNQANPKVHKETTGPEIWEQTAGEVDIFVAGVGTGGTITGVGQYLKEKKPDVRIVAVEPASSPVLSGGKPGPHKIQGIGAGFVPEVLDTGIYDEIITVENEDSFKEGKAFAVSEGILVGISSGAALKAAKLLSERPENKGKTIVILLPDSGDRYLSTPLFG; from the coding sequence ATGGGAACAATTAAAGAAAGCGCAGTGGAACTCATTGGAGGAACACCGATACTCAAATTAAACCGGTACAGTGCAAAGGAAGGAATCGAGGGTGTTACGCTTCTGGCAAAGCTGGAATACTTAAATCCTGCCGGTTCCGTAAAAGACAGGATCGCTCTTGCCATGATTGAAGATGCAGAGGAAAAAGGGATCTTAAAGCCTGGAGCAACCATCATTGAGCCGACATCAGGGAATACCGGAATCGGTTTAGCAGCCGTTGCGGCGGCCAAAGGCTACCGGACCATTCTGACGCTCCCGGATACCATGAGCGTGGAACGAAGAAATTTATTAAAGGCCTATGGTGCAGAGTTAGAATTAACCGAAGGCGCAAAGGGTATGAGAGGGGCTATTGAGAAAGCAGAGGAGCTGAAAGACAGCATACCTGGTTCTATTATCCTGGGACAGTTTGTAAATCAGGCTAACCCCAAAGTACACAAGGAAACCACCGGGCCGGAGATCTGGGAACAGACAGCTGGGGAAGTGGACATTTTTGTAGCTGGCGTAGGTACAGGCGGAACCATTACAGGTGTGGGACAATATTTAAAGGAAAAGAAACCGGATGTCAGAATTGTGGCGGTAGAACCGGCAAGCAGTCCGGTACTCTCCGGAGGCAAGCCAGGGCCTCACAAGATTCAGGGTATCGGCGCGGGATTTGTGCCTGAAGTCCTGGATACCGGAATTTACGATGAAATAATTACCGTTGAGAATGAGGATTCATTTAAGGAAGGTAAGGCATTTGCAGTATCAGAGGGAATTCTGGTGGGAATCTCTTCCGGGGCTGCACTAAAAGCCGCAAAGCTGCTGTCGGAAAGACCGGAGAACAAGGGAAAGACCATCGTTATCTTACTTCCTGATTCCGGTGACCGGTATTTGTCAACTCCTTTATTCGGCTAA
- a CDS encoding glutathione S-transferase family protein — protein MAIEERFGKVATTEDTHEVSETGAFVRQDNYFVTPFGEGEGELPVEAGRYRLIWTPLCPWATRQIIALKLLGLEDVISVGKVSPVRTEKGWEFSLDEGGVDPVLNIRYLPEIYAATDPEYEGRATVPTVVDLKTRKVVNNDYHRLTNYWETAWKSFHKPGAPDLYPEDLRKEIDELNGILFHEVNNGVYKAGFAQSQKEYETAYDVLFQRLDWLEERLSKGRYLFGDRLTDSDIRLYVTLARFDVAYYFSHKTNRNRIADFENLWNYAKDLYRIPAFKEATDFDSIKKGYLLGSHGHNPYNILPLGPDVSIWDEPNNRDEKFGKRK, from the coding sequence ATGGCAATAGAAGAGAGATTCGGAAAGGTAGCGACCACGGAAGATACCCACGAAGTATCTGAAACAGGCGCTTTTGTAAGGCAGGATAATTATTTTGTCACACCTTTTGGTGAAGGGGAGGGAGAGCTTCCTGTAGAGGCAGGGCGGTACCGGCTCATTTGGACGCCCCTCTGCCCATGGGCCACGAGACAGATCATTGCCCTAAAGCTTCTGGGGCTGGAAGATGTGATCAGCGTCGGTAAGGTAAGTCCCGTAAGGACGGAAAAAGGCTGGGAATTTTCCCTTGATGAGGGCGGCGTGGATCCGGTTCTTAATATCCGCTATCTTCCGGAAATCTATGCAGCCACGGATCCGGAATATGAAGGAAGGGCAACGGTTCCCACTGTGGTAGATTTAAAGACCAGAAAGGTAGTTAACAACGATTATCACCGTTTGACAAATTACTGGGAAACTGCATGGAAGTCATTTCATAAGCCGGGAGCACCGGATCTGTATCCTGAGGATTTGAGAAAGGAAATCGATGAGCTCAATGGGATATTATTCCATGAAGTGAACAACGGGGTATACAAAGCAGGTTTTGCCCAGTCCCAAAAAGAATATGAAACTGCGTATGATGTACTGTTTCAAAGGCTTGACTGGCTGGAAGAGCGGCTTTCAAAGGGGAGATATCTGTTTGGAGACCGGCTCACTGATTCTGATATCCGGTTATATGTAACTCTTGCCCGGTTTGATGTGGCTTACTATTTCAGTCATAAGACAAACAGGAACCGCATTGCCGATTTTGAGAATCTGTGGAACTACGCAAAGGACTTATATAGAATTCCGGCATTTAAAGAAGCCACGGATTTTGATTCCATAAAAAAGGGATATCTCCTGGGAAGCCATGGGCACAATCCATACAACATTCTTCCCCTGGGACCGGATGTTTCCATTTGGGATGAACCGAATAACAGGGATGAAAAATTCGGAAAGAGAAAATAG
- a CDS encoding amidohydrolase: MSDFTFYSQIAETFHWFHQNPELSFEEYETTGRIREFLEYYNIRILDLDLKTGLAAEIQGVNDGPVIALRCDIDALPVQEETELPYASAVTGKMHACGHDFHTTVMLYVAKELQELREHLHGTVKILFQPAEESSVGALEVIKTKVLDDVDGIYGLHTDITLPVGTVGIVSGSVTAAVDRFTVRLTGKGTHAAHPQDGVDPVLTASQIVTLAQSIVSRNIDPFSQGLLSITRVTAGNTWNVIPQTAELEGTVRTMGRYNRRLIEERFRTLVQHVALSQGAKAEIDWLAGPPATNNAPCFEPVAAAVAKEQGLKFKTSSPSLGGEDFAFYQEKIPGFFIRIGTGESYPNHHPKFQVNPNALKPAIDYFAALALKTLFAIKSGELIPLQEEESDD, translated from the coding sequence ATGTCTGATTTTACGTTTTATAGCCAGATTGCAGAAACCTTTCACTGGTTTCACCAAAATCCAGAACTATCCTTTGAAGAATACGAGACAACGGGCCGAATTCGTGAGTTTTTGGAGTATTACAATATCCGTATTCTGGATTTGGATTTAAAAACAGGATTGGCAGCAGAAATACAAGGTGTAAACGACGGTCCTGTGATCGCACTGCGCTGTGATATCGACGCACTGCCCGTGCAGGAAGAAACCGAATTACCCTATGCCTCTGCCGTAACTGGTAAAATGCATGCCTGCGGTCACGATTTTCATACCACAGTTATGCTGTATGTGGCAAAAGAATTACAGGAACTGCGGGAACATTTGCACGGAACGGTGAAAATCCTGTTCCAACCTGCAGAGGAATCCTCTGTCGGTGCCTTGGAAGTAATCAAAACAAAGGTTCTTGATGATGTTGACGGGATCTATGGCCTGCATACCGATATTACACTCCCGGTTGGAACCGTAGGAATTGTTTCTGGAAGTGTTACTGCCGCTGTTGACAGGTTTACCGTCAGGCTTACGGGAAAAGGCACTCATGCGGCTCATCCTCAGGATGGAGTCGATCCTGTACTTACCGCTTCACAGATTGTAACCCTTGCCCAAAGCATCGTCAGCCGTAATATTGATCCGTTCTCTCAGGGCTTGCTCAGCATAACCCGTGTTACGGCGGGAAACACATGGAATGTCATCCCGCAGACAGCAGAGCTTGAAGGAACGGTACGCACCATGGGCAGATACAATCGCCGGTTGATCGAAGAACGTTTCCGCACGCTGGTTCAGCATGTTGCATTGTCTCAAGGGGCAAAAGCAGAAATAGATTGGCTTGCAGGGCCTCCCGCCACAAATAATGCCCCGTGTTTTGAGCCTGTAGCTGCCGCCGTTGCAAAAGAACAGGGACTGAAGTTCAAGACTTCTTCCCCTTCTCTCGGCGGAGAAGACTTTGCCTTTTATCAGGAAAAGATTCCTGGTTTCTTCATTCGCATAGGAACTGGTGAGTCCTATCCCAACCACCACCCGAAATTTCAAGTTAACCCTAATGCATTAAAGCCGGCCATTGATTATTTTGCAGCTTTAGCACTAAAAACTCTTTTTGCCATAAAAAGCGGTGAATTGATCCCTTTGCAGGAGGAGGAATCTGATGATTGA
- a CDS encoding methionine ABC transporter ATP-binding protein: MIEIQNVSKRFDSVFGDVHALRQVSITVEKGDIFGVIGFSGAGKSTLVRLVNLLERPSKGRVLVDGTDITSLSKPDLRKLRKNIGMIFQQFNLLQSKSVFQNVAAPLVLNKVPKKDIEKRVKELLQFVELEDKIHTNVSKLSGGQKQRVGIARALATNPSILLCDEATSALDPKTTDSILELLKKVNRELNVTILLITHEMHVICDVCNKVAVMDNGRVLEQGTVLEVFGNPQHKITRSFVKTVIGDSIPGSLAREILEYQGENRIFRLRFQGNIAGKPLLYRISAEYHMENSILFATVCELQGVVFSVMIVQVFGPVQRLDEVQKFIEDSGVYVKVLHLTGEEEDHND; the protein is encoded by the coding sequence ATGATTGAAATTCAAAACGTAAGTAAACGGTTTGATTCTGTTTTTGGTGATGTTCATGCCTTGCGGCAGGTTAGCATTACAGTTGAAAAGGGCGATATTTTTGGAGTGATAGGCTTCAGCGGAGCAGGTAAATCAACCCTGGTACGTCTGGTTAACTTATTGGAACGTCCCTCTAAAGGGCGGGTGCTGGTTGATGGCACGGACATCACCTCTCTGTCAAAACCGGACTTACGAAAGCTGAGAAAGAATATCGGTATGATTTTCCAGCAATTTAATTTGCTCCAGTCCAAATCTGTTTTTCAGAACGTAGCGGCGCCGCTGGTATTGAACAAAGTGCCAAAAAAGGACATAGAAAAGCGGGTAAAAGAGCTCCTGCAGTTTGTAGAGCTTGAGGATAAAATCCACACCAATGTGTCAAAGCTTTCAGGCGGTCAAAAACAAAGGGTCGGCATAGCCCGCGCCCTTGCCACAAATCCAAGCATCTTACTCTGCGATGAGGCTACAAGTGCTTTGGATCCTAAGACCACGGATTCTATTCTGGAGCTATTGAAAAAAGTAAACAGGGAGCTGAATGTTACGATTCTCCTGATCACTCATGAAATGCACGTTATTTGTGATGTATGTAACAAAGTAGCGGTTATGGATAACGGCAGGGTGTTAGAGCAGGGAACTGTGCTTGAAGTATTCGGTAATCCACAGCATAAAATCACCAGGAGTTTTGTAAAGACCGTGATTGGCGACAGCATACCAGGGAGCCTTGCCCGGGAAATTCTTGAATATCAGGGAGAAAACCGGATTTTCCGACTGCGTTTTCAAGGAAATATTGCCGGAAAACCGCTGTTGTACCGCATAAGTGCGGAATACCACATGGAAAACAGCATTTTATTTGCCACTGTTTGTGAACTCCAGGGAGTTGTGTTCAGCGTTATGATTGTGCAGGTGTTTGGTCCCGTACAAAGGCTTGACGAGGTGCAGAAATTTATTGAAGATTCCGGAGTCTATGTGAAAGTCTTACATTTGACAGGGGAAGAGGAGGATCACAATGATTGA
- a CDS encoding methionine ABC transporter permease produces MIEQYLGITSEQMVIAAGQTVYMLFWGLVLGSLLGIPLGILLTITRKGGILQNKVVYTLINYTINIVRSVPYIILLVAIMPLTKIIVGTRIGTQAALVSLVFYITPFLSRLVESSLLEVDKGIIEAAEAMGATPVQVIWHFLLPEALGSLILSLTTGTIGLLGATAMAGAIGGGGVGNLALTYGYQQFNTPLMVATVIVLIVFVQLIQGLGNYISKRVRARE; encoded by the coding sequence ATGATTGAGCAATATTTAGGTATTACCAGCGAACAGATGGTAATTGCAGCCGGCCAGACTGTTTATATGCTGTTCTGGGGGCTGGTACTGGGATCACTTCTTGGGATTCCCCTCGGTATATTACTTACCATTACACGTAAGGGTGGTATCCTGCAAAACAAAGTCGTCTATACCCTGATTAATTACACAATTAACATCGTACGCTCCGTGCCTTATATTATTTTGCTGGTGGCAATTATGCCCTTAACAAAAATCATTGTGGGTACCCGGATCGGCACCCAGGCCGCTCTGGTTTCCCTGGTGTTTTATATAACGCCATTTCTTTCGCGCCTGGTAGAAAGCTCGCTGCTGGAGGTTGATAAGGGAATCATCGAAGCTGCGGAAGCGATGGGGGCAACTCCTGTGCAGGTCATTTGGCACTTTTTGCTGCCGGAAGCATTGGGCTCGCTGATCTTATCCCTGACCACAGGTACCATCGGTCTCCTTGGCGCAACCGCCATGGCGGGAGCCATAGGCGGAGGCGGTGTTGGTAACCTGGCATTGACCTATGGGTATCAGCAATTTAATACTCCCTTAATGGTCGCAACTGTAATCGTATTGATCGTGTTTGTACAGCTGATTCAAGGACTTGGAAATTATATATCAAAACGTGTCAGAGCACGTGAATAA
- a CDS encoding MetQ/NlpA family ABC transporter substrate-binding protein: protein MKKIGLIIIAALLAVTVAGCSANNESKLGQDKKTLKYGKAAGPYTVLFEDAVKPILEKQGYQLEVVDFSDLLQNDTALNEGEIDFNVEQHTAYAENFNNKQNGNLVPISPIPTVPAGLFSAKHTSLDAIADGSIVAVPNDASNTARAYALLQKAGWIKLNPDVPLEAVKQSDIIENAYNINFVEMDSLNIPPALDDFDFAVITGSIVYNAGIDPSTAILQEDILDHLILQVVVKEENKDTKWAKDIAAAYHSDELKEYLKKNNSGLWFVPQELQ from the coding sequence ATGAAAAAAATTGGATTGATTATCATCGCTGCCTTACTTGCCGTCACTGTTGCCGGCTGCTCAGCCAATAATGAAAGCAAGCTGGGACAGGATAAAAAAACATTGAAATACGGCAAGGCTGCAGGGCCCTATACGGTATTATTTGAAGATGCAGTAAAGCCCATCCTAGAGAAGCAGGGATATCAGCTGGAAGTGGTTGATTTTTCAGACCTTTTGCAGAATGATACCGCGTTGAATGAAGGAGAAATTGATTTCAACGTGGAACAGCATACTGCTTATGCCGAAAATTTCAACAATAAGCAAAATGGAAACCTTGTTCCCATCTCCCCCATACCCACCGTTCCCGCCGGACTGTTTTCTGCAAAGCATACCTCTTTGGACGCCATAGCGGATGGCTCGATTGTTGCAGTGCCAAATGACGCATCCAATACGGCACGTGCCTATGCACTTCTTCAAAAGGCTGGCTGGATTAAGCTCAACCCGGATGTTCCCCTTGAAGCGGTAAAGCAATCCGACATCATTGAAAACGCGTACAACATCAATTTTGTGGAAATGGATTCGTTAAATATCCCTCCTGCTCTGGATGATTTTGATTTTGCAGTGATCACAGGAAGCATTGTTTATAATGCAGGCATTGATCCATCTACCGCCATTTTACAAGAAGATATTTTGGATCATCTGATTTTACAGGTGGTTGTAAAAGAAGAGAACAAAGATACAAAATGGGCAAAAGACATTGCAGCTGCTTATCACTCAGACGAATTGAAAGAGTATTTGAAAAAGAACAACTCAGGCTTGTGGTTTGTTCCCCAGGAATTGCAATAG
- a CDS encoding transporter substrate-binding domain-containing protein: MKKNIAGKSILGVLTAVAVLGALSGCKSSTNTAATKAAEETTKTESSSELVTQEEGSEAAGTAEPVVIHAATGGSPKPFTFVDSSNQLTGHNIELIKAVFDRLPQYKLEIEVTDFTSIFAGLDSDRYQIGVNNFAKNESRKEKYLFTDPIFANEYVAIFAKNNEKAAGIETWDDLAGLKTISSAGINITTALENYNAAHTGNPIIIEYSDEDLVLQIQDVEAGKYDFVLMDKPMFEYYQKEFNFNVEGASISNTLSKDLMAEPFSYLIVSKGNEKLAEDIDKALKEVIEDGTSKEINLKWFGSDYSPSY, encoded by the coding sequence ATGAAGAAAAATATTGCAGGAAAATCAATTCTAGGGGTGCTTACGGCAGTGGCCGTATTAGGAGCCCTGTCCGGATGCAAAAGCAGTACCAATACGGCGGCAACCAAAGCAGCTGAGGAAACAACAAAGACAGAAAGTTCATCAGAGCTGGTGACACAGGAGGAGGGCAGTGAGGCTGCCGGCACAGCAGAACCGGTTGTCATTCATGCGGCAACAGGCGGTTCTCCAAAGCCGTTTACCTTTGTGGACAGCAGCAACCAGCTCACAGGTCACAATATTGAACTGATCAAAGCCGTTTTTGACCGGCTTCCCCAATATAAGCTTGAAATCGAAGTGACAGATTTTACCTCCATTTTTGCAGGCCTGGATTCCGACCGGTACCAGATTGGTGTAAATAATTTCGCGAAGAATGAGAGCAGAAAAGAAAAGTATTTATTTACCGATCCGATCTTTGCCAATGAGTACGTTGCCATCTTTGCAAAGAACAATGAAAAGGCAGCAGGCATAGAGACATGGGATGACCTTGCAGGCTTAAAGACTATTTCATCGGCGGGAATCAATATCACCACAGCCCTGGAAAACTATAACGCCGCCCATACCGGGAATCCCATTATTATTGAATACAGTGATGAAGATCTTGTGCTGCAGATTCAGGATGTGGAAGCTGGGAAATACGATTTCGTGTTAATGGATAAACCAATGTTCGAGTATTATCAGAAAGAATTTAATTTTAATGTGGAAGGAGCTTCCATCAGCAACACCCTTTCAAAGGACTTAATGGCAGAACCTTTCAGCTATCTGATTGTCAGCAAGGGAAATGAGAAACTGGCAGAGGATATTGACAAGGCGTTAAAAGAAGTGATTGAGGATGGAACTTCTAAGGAAATTAACTTAAAATGGTTTGGATCCGATTACTCCCCATCTTATTAA